The Pseudanabaena sp. ABRG5-3 genome includes the window AATGGACTTAAGCCCATTTATCATCAACTTCAGCAGCCACCACATCAATTGTGAAGCCATAACCGCTTACCGTTTGCCCTGCACGGATTTTGCAGCCCTTGCGTAGTTCGATCTGTCCATCTACCTCTACATCCCCTTCAATGATCATTAATTTGGCAATGCCGCCAGTATCAGCAACTCCACAAACCTTTAATAAATTGCTTAGGGTGATATATTCCCCCGTTAATTCAAAGGTTTCCTGAAAATTTTCTTGCATTATGCTCTCTAGTTTCTAGGATTAGGTTAATTTGCGCTAAAAAGTAAGCATAATAGATGCAGTATCGCGAAATCTCGATTCATCTAAAAATGGTTTTAATATGAGCAGAGCATAGCTCTACTCATCCTAAAATACTGCCATCTTTAGCACCACCCTAAAAATTAGTTCGTTAAAATTTCCATGAGTCAACTGTGGCAAGAGTTAGAGCGCGAAGTCGAAAGGCGGCGCACCTTTGCAATTATTTCCCACCCCGATGCGGGGAAAACCACCCTTACTGAAAAACTATTGCTGTACGGAGGTGCGATTCACCTTGCGGGGGCGGTCAAAGCTAGGGCAGCTCAGCGTCATGCCACATCGGACTGGATGGAACTAGAGAAACAACGCG containing:
- a CDS encoding RNA-binding S4 domain-containing protein, with product MQENFQETFELTGEYITLSNLLKVCGVADTGGIAKLMIIEGDVEVDGQIELRKGCKIRAGQTVSGYGFTIDVVAAEVDDKWA